The genomic interval CTTTTTGATACTGGTTATGATGAGTATATTGTTTCTGAGACTGATATACTTCTAGAGTTAATGAAATTACCTAAACAAATTCCATCAAACCTTCATGCAGGCTTTATTCAAACGTGCAAGAACTTAACTGATAAGTTGGACTTGTCTTTTAATGAATCCCAAATTAAAGGTACATATAATTACTGCTGGAACGTATCCCCTTATGATAGAGTTTTTTACATTGACAATGAACTTAATTTGTTTAGATGTACTGTAACAGTAGGACGCCCTCAATATATTCTAGGAAACTTAAACGATATTGATTTAATGAACTACCAACATGAAACGAAAAGCTTTTTAGATTATAAAGATTGTCAGATTTGTCATATAGGTGGTTTTTGTTCTGGTGGGTGTAAGTTGTCTGCTGATATTGATTTTGTTAAACAATGTAAAATGGAAAAAAAGGAATTTGAAAAGTTTGTGGAGACAATTTTGATTCCACAAGTAAGGGAGAAACTGAAGAGAAATGACTAAGGCGATTAAACAATTATTAATCTCTCAAGCAGTTAGTAATTTAGCAGATGTGTTTTTTAGGGTTGCAATTATAGCAAATGTATTTGTAATCACAAAGTCGGTCATTGCGACATCAACAGTCCCTATTCTTATTGGTTTATCCTCTTTTATCGCTAGTTTTTTAGTCCCTTTAGTTACAAAGAAAATAGCATTAAATCGGGTGCTTTCATACACGCAATTGGGTAAAACAGTGTTGTTAGCGTTGCTATTAGTGATGTTGTATTTTGGTGAAATGATTGATATTCCAATATTGTACTTTTTTGTGATTATGATTTCTATACTTGATGGATTTGCAGCACCAGTATCTTATGCAATTGTTCCAATCTATGCAACAGATCTAGGGAAAACCAATGCAGCGCTTTCAATGAGTAATGAAGGCGTACAATTAGTGGGATGGGGGTTAGGTGGATTATTATATGCCACTTTAGGTTTGATAACAAGTACGATAATCATTTTATGTTTATATATTATCTCCACAATTCTGTTTTTTGCGTTACCAGCTGTCAAAACAAAAATGATAGAATCTGAGACAAGTATAGAAACGATAACGAGAGGATGGCGCTTGGTGATTGTTGAGCCTAAATTACGATTTTTACTACAAGCGAATCTTTTAGAAATATTGGCAAATACGATTTGGGTGTCATCGGTCATCCTTGTATTTGTGACTGAATACTTGCATAAAGATGAAAGCTATTGGGGTTATACTAATACAACTTATTCTATTGGTATTTTGTTAGGTGCTGCCATTGTCTTTCGATTATCAGACAAAATACTTCAATATAAATGGCAAAGCATCTTGTTTTCTTTAATATTCATGTCAATCGTAACAGTTTTAATTATTGAA from Staphylococcus sp. MI 10-1553 carries:
- a CDS encoding ryptide export MFS transporter — protein: MTKAIKQLLISQAVSNLADVFFRVAIIANVFVITKSVIATSTVPILIGLSSFIASFLVPLVTKKIALNRVLSYTQLGKTVLLALLLVMLYFGEMIDIPILYFFVIMISILDGFAAPVSYAIVPIYATDLGKTNAALSMSNEGVQLVGWGLGGLLYATLGLITSTIIILCLYIISTILFFALPAVKTKMIESETSIETITRGWRLVIVEPKLRFLLQANLLEILANTIWVSSVILVFVTEYLHKDESYWGYTNTTYSIGILLGAAIVFRLSDKILQYKWQSILFSLIFMSIVTVLIIEYTDAVAFLFFSLFIGVLSQLKEVAESVFLQETVDEADLVNVYSVIEVISTLAFSGFVFVMSSITDVLGVTFSFWIVFFCLLLECLLVFKNRKQIV